In one window of Drosophila mauritiana strain mau12 chromosome X, ASM438214v1, whole genome shotgun sequence DNA:
- the LOC117147146 gene encoding serine/threonine-protein kinase Smg1 isoform X2, whose protein sequence is MSALASPIPSMKNAIHPENCNGAGTEEEASSALHAEINRVLLNNNVNHVGSNSESGGGKGGRGKGSGKGSANRSGNIAGLGGSESMWSSGGGGKSHDVAQAFASALRNMNHDMGKGQAVVQNHRKAYQCKGDTVNPIANGEDLRLSKIIRRLINESNLTVSLELCGKLDQAVRTPINMGYMTCSFVWILDNMLNIYKQCPPPVLEECSKTLGLIGYINRKSYPIYEEFIVKNYKSSKRMQKYLIMALRATLSCDTKCELHMYADKIMLLLKDFLENAENGDIFIVVSNTLVQFAASYGETFECHFTDVVDIVIGWQLEAGQPTHLKTHCAQVLEQLTPFFSKQIDFSYGLLDQFVEDMTTPEEGELANTAERVGALVGAFNTLLKCLARMQIFVGMPTCEYIVQMAVDHLIKLMPTLHSNTEALVNINELLCICLLNNFTGLDPMLLEQVLLDQVELMNSMTKLQRQSFLYLLLCTVRKLRARLTPSLVHFIFQSNPNMAKVWLKSPGDSSYKLLLRTCQEILLIRNVPLLQQAYKYLVDDIDVCLEKLIFTVPPRTRKSSSKGSEASVLLVFHLSALAALAKQTSSIIGMYACKPSILELLLTNCRAHELILWGRYPAAQQAIFSLLFVHCQANHNFRTNSSLLRDQELSAENTSPTANNFASILRFLDSVLGQAQQLTPQNLRVLLQWVEMLLRECREKSDLLMEQENFRGICRNIAATASKLTPLESAACIQAVLDYGLERLAKYPQLLMLYRDTALQQLQMVSTNCHAPYFQIYAQLPLHLTLTGCESLMPGMTSRRVSVWQQKISQWSAVRDTVFRDFFERVQKPEQESLVHCLRELFVRSCQVAPQDERQMNLSQCTKRCQRLVTAWLQFEAARYCVEQRLRTTLGKPQDTFFGFEAIIMRHARLLSGCAKEMERSAMDTLSLEELLNMQSNLSLLLGFLDVLEKLIYNAAEGSAFALRPPQKSVAAFFRLNNPTCQSWFNRIRIGVVIIAMHVQQPELVIRYAQQILVNPQTQDPTYSQAIVYMAWALISCQESDSLRGLRLWASGKSSKSYKWLKYAADQAAGKRESALAGYKTILAEKEQQSELEPHTRQFVVAQMMQCLQDLGQWSQLVELKQQHMTRPEDRELNPFLQRSNVEVNALERLLAKGQEACSSMDEFGGALQQLSLWPSNWDESVSSSGVTERASFSAIHVRQRTEDIVLHKLLEDRCLPDQAKNLLDTQWRDSLLNTSLDQRSCKELTLLRHIVQGVSGGQELSLLPVISTRCQNRSKFVSSVILMRCLAWTQLLRQHCAPGSWETLCLDAAAAAREEGNLQLAETLLSQFFGQPIGEIADLFSLEQGVQTDNPEMLRGYSELVQCLHLQQQQTQTQSGDLSSSIDVCAALCLNIQKSNNQPAAGADLLLNLSDWITVRSCNGLTTNQSPVLIQLLDQLPECPLTSDSSQPLAIPQVERLVARLVHSCLQQRPNYAEALIAYGNWCYRWGKKIVDSCCVLTQADATAISQALDIAQPLENEQLDELLQALSMEQPPANCVEVCPEVARARDDEAAKNRLRRLTFLADKTPEALDAILQIWRRAIAKTYDYYKDAARSYFQYLSFKSGSGPEKPGGERFHVDDSNLVTTTLRLLRLIVKHASGLQEVLEQGLRTTPIAPWKVIIPQLFSRLNHHEPYVRKSVSDLLCRLAKSRPQLVIFPAVVGANRDQQDAVAPPATARPATDDACCYGYLMGELSKQAPEAVQHVKLMVKELRRVCLLWDEYWIHSLAHIYNTYVSRVSALATDFRPDDHEGKNNRFNVWRPQLLADLEALIAVTARPPETTYERSFRKRFDAPIRVTVDALRNRRYPEAWDKLKQLYHILQSNMIRGSGNTLKMQNISPVLCGIGRMRISMPGLDAHGPDGDQVYIESVESTVCVLPTKTKPKKVAFYGSNGQRYTFLFKGMEDLHLDERIMQFLSISNAIMACRSDAPGNGCYRAHHYSVIPLGPQSGLISWVDGVTPVFALYKKWQQRRSQVVANAGAGAAAHVPRRFTDLFYNKLSPLLAKHNMQVSDPRRTWPISVLLRVLAELLEETPSDLLARELWCQAGNSAEWRQSVRRYVRCMSVMSMIGYVIGLGDRHLDNVLINLGSGDIVHIDYNVCFEKGRTLRIPEKVPFRLTQNLVQAMGITGIEGPFRLGCEYVLKVMRKERETLLTLLEAFVYDPLVDWTTNDDAQALRRSLNAKLPQAAGGGGADGSGGGDLKYHKKDKSKGKTHELDNKRQPILSKLGMLQKYWSTNKTELIPQLKEMQQEVGNLQAAQAKQVVAEQELVKLNQRSALIAEIKSLGTAIESHSFNTASQRNAVRRGHSDALVSLTVERLPDFGRVQCLLRSYGQCLQLFHLIDLQGQLGRLQVDPNCENAKEFSALTEALQLSGLDSMRSQMNELLGRMDKVALKSSKHLQEYAGVMNFYPEQSHRQNLFVRFHDSFTSYIQNGYTVDSTSNTNSPSSSIICKADVVGVAEAMEYSRNRLGSQLHEASKLYAAKQSQALTLGPSTTALLGMIVQSCCSPLLLKASLVRTLDSAGGAFAAYEQAALASHDEGLLQQQLLFIHLVRSMSQGVLVINKNEDLHLGHLESLLSALSHLKKIFEYDLPAIMYRMLLLQPNLGKLSALCHLSASSLGQLFLEATMENGHKPPDQFPTERRFLLTLQPAYDQFLLASTSLDSLVSSLQTMLEDVNDVQAQQIMELGLMRSCHTDLNDECFFGLVSEALESSRTCDVREIARPVLGFIHRLQVEKLAGVLPIITRNFYTAIGPQCLPTASCGDPAQADHLCESLFLSLQSDGVLLQQKSEIALISQQLDLHTMAASAQHWAYSEALGSQLRCGPHIVSRPKLIAAIGECWLELDQKMTALQQLQAGLESQLSQLQTQGSNWNRNHIDNLLRSEQSNKQRIMAHVAVLQKMTNGAGAVARLEQHAEALGEEGQALVDHLEQWLAAHGQWQASSSRISAVEQSVVELLDPEGAIDHYWLENVQGLLEEQTCKVHREIAAIEGEQQSKHGFICTLLKETLRLLENMPRFHVHSLCSEAQAQGQGKLEYANVQLLSDHLRECQGLMQSFYMRLQELGKDICSERRVLQPSMLQSWRQQLKVILALANQEVNEFFKSMDDFMQHAGETDSYEIFTHVKGSNNVHEQKRNAYGVSVWKKIRMKLEGRDPDSNLRSTVAEQVDYAIREASNPHNLAVLYEGWTPWV, encoded by the exons ATGTCTGCGCTAGCTTCGCCAATTCCCTCCATGAAGAACGCGATCCACCCAGAAAACTGCAACGGAGCTGGAACCGAGGAGGAGGCGTCCTCCGCGTTGCACGCGGAAATCAACCGCGTTCTGCTGAACAACAATGTCAATCACGttggcagcaacagcgaaaGCGGCGGTGGTAAAGGCGGCCGTGGTAAAGGCAGCGGGAAGGGTAGCGCCAACAGAAGCGGCAACATTGCCGGCTTGGGAGGCAGTGAATCCATGTGGTCatctggtggtggtggtaaGTCGCACGACGTTGCGCAGGCGTTCGCCAGTGCACTGCGCAACATGAACCATGATATGGGCAAAGGGCAGGCAGTGGTCCAAAATCACCGGAAGGCTTACCAATGCAAAG GCGATACGGTCAACCCGATTGCCAATGGCGAAGATCTGCGTCTGTCCAAGATTATCCGCAGGCTAATTAACGAGAGCAATCTCACCGTGTCTCTGGAGCTGTGCGGCAAACTGGATCAAGCGGTGCGCACGCCCATCAACATGGGCTACATGACATGCTCCTTCGTGTGGATTCTGGACAACATGCTCAACATATACAAGCAATGCCCGCCGCCGGTTCTGGAGGAGTGCAGCAAGACTCTCGGCCTGATTGGCTATATCAACCGCAAGTCGTATCCCATTTACGAGGAGTTTATTGTGAAGAACTACAAGAGTAGCAAGCGCATGCAGAAGTACCTGATCATGGCCCTCCGCGCCACACTGAG CTGCGACACCAAGTGCGAGCTGCACATGTACGCCGACAAAAtcatgctgctgctgaaggATTTTCTGGAGAATGCGGAGAACGGCGACATCTTCATTGTCGTCAGCAACACGCTGGTGCAGTTCGCAGCCAGCTACGGGGAGACCTTCGAGTGCCACTTCACCGACGTAGTGGACATCGTTATCGGCTGGCAACTGGAGGCCGGCCAGCCCACGCACCTGAAGACCCACTGTGCACAGGTACTGGAGCAGTTGACGCCATTCTTTAGCAAGCAGATCGATTTCAGTTACGGTTTGTTGGATCAGTTTGTCGAGGATATGACCACGCCGGAGGAAGGGGAACTCGCGAACACAGCGGAGCGTGTGGGAGCCTTGGTTGGTGCCTTTAACACGCTGCTTAAGTGCCTGGCCCGCATGCAGATATTCGTGGGCATGCCCACCTGTGAATACATCGTACAGATGGCCGTGGATCATCTAATCAAACTAATGCCCACCCTGCACTCGAATACGGAGGCATTGGTCAATATAAACGAACTGCTCTGCATCTGCCTGTTGAATAACTTTACCGGCCTTGATCCGATGTTGTTGGAGCAGGTGCTGCTTGATCAGGTCGAACTGATGAATTCTATGACAAAGCTGCAGCGCCAAAGTTTCCTTTATCTGCTGCTTTGCACGGTGAGAAAGTTGCGAGCCCGTCTAACGCCGAGCCTGGTGCACTTTATATTCCAATCCAATCCCAATATGGCGAAGGTTTGGCTTAAATCACCTGGTGACAGTTCTTACAAGCTGCTACTGCGCACATGCCAGGAGATACTGCTCATCCGGAATGTGCCGCTGCTTCAGCAGGCGTATAAATATCTTGTAGACGACATTGACGTCTGTCTGGAAAAACTGATTTTCACTGTACCACCGAGAACGAGGAAGTCCTCAAGTAAAGGCAGCGAGGCGAGTGTGCTTCTCGTTTTCCATCTGTCCGCTCTGGCTGCCCTGGCTAAGCAAACATCTTCCATCATTGGCATGTACGCATGCAAGCCATCGATTCTGGAGCTGCTCCTCACCAATTGCAGGGCCCACGAGCTGATACTCTGGGGCAGATATCCCGCAGCTCAACAGGCCATTTTCAGTCTGCTCTTTGTCCACTGCCAGGCGAATCACAATTTCCGCACCAACTCGAGCTTGCTTCGTGATCAGGAACTGTCGGCAGAGAACACCTCGCCaacagcaaacaattttgctAGCATACTTCGCTTCCTGGATTCGGTTCTGGGACAGGCTCAACAGCTGACGCCGCAAAACCTAAGAGTGTTACTGCAGTGGGTAGAGATGCTCTTGAGAGAATGCCGCGAGAAGAGTGATCTGCTTATGGAACAGGAGAACTTCCGTGGAATATGCCGCAACATTGCAGCCACCGCCTCCAAATTGACACCCTTGGAAAGTGCTGCCTGCATCCAAGCAGTCCTGGACTACGGCCTGGAAAGGCTAGCAAAATATCCACAGCTGCTGATGCTGTACCGCGATACGGCGCTACAGCAGCTGCAGATGGTCTCCACGAATTGCCATGCACCCTATTTCCAAATCTACGCCCAGTTGCCATTGCATCTTACCCTCACCGGCTGTGAATCATTAATGCCGGGGATGACGAGCAGACGCGTTAGCGTTTGGCAACAAAAGATTAGTCAATGGAGTGCAGTACGCGACACCGTCTTCCGCGATTTCTTTGAACGGGTACAGAAACCGGAGCAAGAATCACTGGTCCACTGTCTGCGCGAGCTGTTCGTTCGTAGCTGCCAGGTGGCTCCGCAGGATGAACGACAGATGAATCTGTCGCAGTGCACCAAGCGCTGCCAGCGATTGGTCACCGCCTGGCTGCAATTCGAAGCAGCCAGATACTGTGTGGAACAGCGACTGCGCACAACGTTGGGAAAGCCTCAGGATACGTTCTTCGGATTCGAGGCCATTATCATGCGACATGCCAGATTGCTGAGTGGCTGTGCCAAGGAGATGGAGCGCTCAGCCATGGACACCCTGTCGTTGGAGGAGCTCCTGAACATGCAAAGCAATCTCAGTCTGCTGTTAGGCTTCCTCGATGTGCTGGAGAAGCTCATCTACAACGCCGCCGAGGGAAGCGCCTTTGCGCTGCGTCCCCCGCAAAAGTCAGTGGCTGCCTTCTTCCGCCTGAACAATCCCACTTGTCAGTCCTGGTTCAATCGTATTCGTATTGGTGTGGTCATCATTGCCATGCATGTGCAGCAACCGGAACTGGTTATCCGATATGCCCAG CAAATTCTGGTTAACCCACAGACGCAAGATCCCACCTACAGTCAGGCCATCGTGTACATGGCCTGGGCCTTGATCAGTTGCCAAGAATCGGACTCGCTGCGAGGTCTGCGCCTTTGGGCTAGTGGCAAGAGCAGCAAATCCTACAAGTGGCTAAAGTACGCGGCGGATCAGGCGGCCGGAAAACGGGAATCTGCACTTGCCGGCTACAAAACTATCCTGGCCGAGAAGGAGCAGCAGTCGGAACTGGAGCCACATACGCGACAGTTTGTTGTAGCGCAGATGATGCAGTGCTTGCAAGATCTGGGTCAGTGGTCCCAGCTGGTGGAGCTGAAGCAGCAGCATATGACGCGACCGGAGGACAGAGAACTTAATCCCTTTCTGCAACGCAGCAATGTGGAGGTAAATGCACTGGAACGGCTTTTGGCCAAGGGCCAGGAAGCGTGCTCCTCGATGGACGAATTCGGAGGAGCCTTGCAGCAGTTGAGCCTCTGGCCCAGCAACTGGGACGAGTCTGTGTCATCAAGTGGCGTAACCGAACGTGCCAGCTTCTCAGCCATCCATGTGCGTCAACGAACCGAGGATATTGTGCTGCACAAGCTATTAGAAGACCGTTGTCTGCCAGATCAGGCGAAAAACCTACTGGACACCCAATGGCGAGACAGTCTGCTGAATACCAGCCTTGATCAGAGATCCTGCAAAGAGCTCACCCTGCTACGGCACATAGTCCAAGGAGTCAGTGGCGGTCAGGAGTTGTCTCTGCTGCCCGTGATCTCGACGAGATGTCAAAACCGCTCCAAATTCGTTTCCAGTGTCATTTTAATGCGCTGTCTGGCATGGACACAATTGCTCCGACAGCATTGTGCGCCTGGCAGCTGGGAAACGCTTTGCTTGGACGCAGCTGCTGCGGCGCGAGAGGAAGGCAATCTTCAGCTAGCGGAAACCCTGCTCAGCCAGTTTTTCGGTCAGCCGATAGGCGAGATAGCCGATCTGTTTTCACTGGAACAGGGAGTGCAGACGGATAATCCGGAGATGCTTCGCGGCTACAGTGAGCTGGTCCAGTGCCTGCatcttcagcagcagcaaacgcAGACACAGAGCGGCGATTTAAGTTCTTCGATTGATGTATGCGCCGCCCTATGCCTGAATATCCAGAAGAGCAACAATCAACCGGCCGCGGGTGCTGATCTCTTGCTTAACCTCTCCGATTGGATAACCGTCCGGAGTTGCAATGGCTTGACCACCAATCAGTCGCCTGTATTGATTCAACTGCTGGATCAGCTGCCGGAATGTCCGCTGACCTCTGACTCCAGCCAACCGTTGGCCATTCCCCAAGTCGAACGTCTGGTTGCCCGACTGGTCCATTCTTGTTTACAGCAGCGTCCCAACTACGCGGAAGCTTTGATAGCCTACGGCAATTGGTGCTATCGATGGGGCAAGAAGATCGTGGACAGCTGCTGTGTGCTCACCCAGGCCGATGCGACGGCTATCAGCCAGGCGCTGGACATTGCCCAGCCGCTGGAAAACGAACAATTGGACGAGCTCCTCCAGGCACTGAGCATGGAACAGCCGCCGGCGAACTGTGTAGAGGTGTGTCCGGAGGTGGCGCGTGCCCGCGACGACGAGGCGGCCAAGAACCGTCTGCGTCGGCTGACCTTTTTGGCGGATAAAACGCCGGAAGCGCTGGATGCCATTTTGCAGATCTGGCGGCGGGCCATAGCCAAAACATATGATTATTACAAGGATGCAGCGCGTTCGTACTTCCAATATCTTAGCTTTAAATCGGGCTCGGGTCCGGAGAAGCCTGGAGGAGAACGTTTCCATGTGGATGATAGCAACCTGGTGACAACGACGCTTCGTCTCCTCCGCTTGATTGTGAAGCACGCCAGCGGTCTGCAGGAAGTTCTGGAGCAGGGACTGCGCACCACGCCCATTGCCCCCTGGAAAGTGATCATTCCGCAGCTATTCAGCCGACTGAATCACCACGAACCCTATGTGCGAAAGAGCGTTAGTGATCTGCTCTGTCGCCTGGCCAAGAGTCGCCCCCAGCTGGTTATCTTTCCAGCCGTCGTCGGTGCCAACAGGGATCAACAGGATGCAGTAGCACCGCCCGCGACAGCGCGACCAGCCACGGATGACGCCTGCTGCTACGGCTATCTGATGGGAGAGCTGTCGAAACAGGCGCCGGAGGCAGTGCAGCATGTGAAGCTGATGGTGAAGGAGCTGCGCCGCGTTTGCCTGCTGTGGGACGAGTACTGGATCCACTCGCTGGCCCACATCTACAATACTTATGTGAGTCGTGTGAGTGCGCTGGCAACCGATTTCCGTCCGGACGATCACGAGGGCAAGAATAACCGCTTCAATGTCTGGCGACCTCAATTGCTCGCCGATCTGGAAGCCCTGATCGCGGTCACCGCCCGTCCGCCGGAGACCACCTATGAGCGTAGTTTCCGCAAGCGTTTCGATGCTCCCATACGGGTCACCGTGGATGCACTGCGAAATCGACGCTATCCGGAGGCATGGGATAAGCTGAAGCAGCTGTACCACATCTTGCAGTCGAACATGATCCGCGGCTCGGGCAACACGCTCAAAATGCAGAATATAAGCCCGGTGCTCTGTGGCATTGGACGCATGCGTATCTCGATGCCAGGCCTGGATGCACATGGGCCGGATGGGGATCAGGTGTACATCGAGAGCGTCGAGAGTACGGTGTGCGTTTTGCCCACCAAGACGAAACCGAAAAAGGTGGCCTTCTACGGCAGCAATGGTCAGCGCTACACGTTCCTGTTCAAGGGCATGGAGGATCTCCATCTGGACGAGCGCATCATGCAGTTCCTGTCCATCTCGAATGCCATCATGGCCTGCCGCAGCGACGCGCCCGGCAATGGCTGCTATCGTGCCCACCACTATTCGGTTATACCATTGGGACCGCAATCCGGACTGATTAGCTGGGTGGACGGGGTCACACCAGTCTTTGCGCTCTACAAGAAGTGGCAACAGAGACGGTCTCAAGTTGTTGCGAATGCCGGAGCCGGTGCTGCGGCACATGTCCCGCGACGTTTCACGGACTTGTTCTACAACAAACTCTCGCCCCTGTTGGCCAAGCACAATATGCAGGTGAGCGATCCACGACGCACGTGGCCGATCTCCGTCCTGCTCCGAGTGCTCGCCGAATTGTTGGAGGAAACACCCAGTGATCTGCTTGCCCGCGAACTGTGGTGCCAGGCGGGAAATTCTGCCGAGTGGCGGCAATCGGTGCGTCGCTATGTTCGCTGCATGTCGGTCATGTCGATGATTGGCTACGTCATTGGCCTGGGCGATCGTCATTTGGACAACGTGCTAATCAACCTGGGAAGCGGCGACATCGTGCACATCGACTACAACGTGTGCTTCGAGAAGGGACGCACCCTGCGCATCCCCGAGAAGGTGCCTTTCCGTCTCACACAGAATCTAGTGCAAGCCATGGGCATCACGGGAATCGAG GGCCCCTTCCGCTTGGGCTGTGAATATGTACTGAAGGTGATGCGCAAGGAGCGCGAAACGCTGCTGACCCTGCTGGAGGCCTTCGTCTACGATCCCCTAGTGGATTGGACCACCAACGACGATGCCCAGGCTCTGCGGCGATCCCTGAACGCCAAGCTCCCTCAGGCGGCtggcggaggaggagcagaTGGTTCGGGTGGCGGAGATCTTAAGTACCACAAGAAGGACAAGAGTAAGGGAAAGACACATGAATTGGATAACAAGCGACAGCCCATCCTAAGCAAACTGGGCATGCTGCAAAAGTACTGGTCCACCAACAA GACCGAGCTGATACCGCAGCTGAAGGAAATGCAGCAGGAGGTGGGCAACCTGCAGGCGGCACAGGCCAAGCAAGTGGTGGCCGAGCAGGAGCTCGTAAAGCTCAACCAGCGCAGCGCCCTAATCGCCGAAATCAAATCGCTGGGCACGGCGATCGAGAGCCACAGTTTCAATACGGCCTCGCAGCGTAATGCCGTTCGTCGTGGTCACTCGGATGCACTGGTATCGCTTACTGTGGAACGACTGCCGGACTTTGGCCGCGTGCAGTGTCTCCTCAGAAGTTATGGCCAATGCCTGCAGCTGTTCCATCTGATTGATCTGCAAGGCCAGCTCGGTCGGCTGCAAGTGGACCCGAATTGCGAGAATGCCAAGGAATTTTCTGCGCTGACAGAGGCTCTACAGCTGTCCGGACTGGACAGCATGCGCAGCCAGATGAATGAGCTACTGGGCCGCATGGACAAGGTGGCACTGAAGAGTTCCAAGCATCTGCAAGAGTATGCGGGAGTCATGAACTTCTATCCGGAGCAAAGCCACCGGCAAAACCTATTCGTTCGCTTCCACGACAGCTTTACATCGTACATCCAGAACGGTTACACTGTGGACTCAACCAGCAATACCAATTCGCCGTCCAGTTCTATTATTTGCAAGGCAGATGTCGTGGGCGTCGCGGAGGCCATGGAGTACTCCCGGAACCGGCTCGGCTCCCAATTGCATGAGGCCTCGAAGCTTTATGCCGCCAAGCAGTCGCAGGCTCTAACTCTCGGTCCATCCACGACCGCTTTGCTGGGCATGATTGTCCAGAGTTGCTGCAGCCCGCTGCTGCTCAAGGCCAGCTTGGTTCGTACCTTGGATAGCGCTGGCGGAGCATTCGCGGCTTACGAACAGGCGGCATTGGCCAGCCACGACGAGGGACtgctgcaacagcagctgctCTTTATTCACCTGGTGCGCTCCATGTCGCAAGGAGTTTTGGTGATAAACAAGAACGAGGATCTGCATCTGGGACACTTGGAGAGCCTACTTTCAGCGCTGTCGCATCTGAAGAAGATCTTTGAGTACGACTTGCCAGCCATCATGTATCGAATGCTCCTGCTGCAACCCAATTTGGGTAAGTTGAGCGCCTTGTGCCATTTGAGTGCCTCCAGCCTTGGTCAGCTGTTTTTGGAAGCCACGATGGAGAACGGACATAAGCCGCCGGATCAGTTCCCAACAGAGCGCAGATTTCTGCTAACCCTGCAGCCCGCCTACGATCAGTTCCTGTTGGCCTCCACCTCGTTGGACTCGCTGGTTAGCAGCCTGCAGACGATGCTCGAGGATGTCAACGATGTGCAGGCCCAACAAATAATG gaACTGGGTCTAATGAGGTCCTGTCATACGGATCTGAACGACGAGTGCTTCTTCGGCCTGGTCAGTGAGGCATTGGAGTCCAGTCGCACTTGTGATGTGCGTGAAATAGCCCGACCTGTTTTGGGCTTCATCCATCGCCTCCAAGTGGAGAAACTTGCAGGCGTGCTGCCGATCATCACGCGGAACTTCTACACCGCCATCGGTCCGCAATGTCTACCCACCGCCAGCTGTGGGGACCCTGCTCAAGCGGACCACCTGTGCGAGAGTCTCTTTCTTTCGCTGCAATCGGACGGCGTTTTGCTGCAGCAGAAGTCGGAAATTGCACTGATCAGTCAGCAATTGGACCTGCACACCATGGCCGCATCCGCTCAGCATTGGGCCTATTCGGAGGCACTGGGCAGCCAGTTGCGCTGTGGCCCTCACATCGTCAGCCGCCCGAAACTTATCGCCGCCATTGGCGAATGTTGGCTGGAGTTGGACCAAAAAATGACTGCCCTGCAGCAACTACAAGCTGGCCTCGAGTCGCAACTCAGCCAGTTGCAGACGCAGGGCAGTAACTGGAATCGTAATCACATAGACAACCTGCTGCGCAGTGAGCAGAGTAACAAACAGAGGATAATGGCTCATGTGGCGGTGTTGCAAAAGATGACTAATGGAGCCGGTGCGGTAGCCCGCCTGGAGCAACATGCAGAAGCTCTGGGCGAGGAGGGGCAGGCACTGGTTGACCACTTGGAACAATGGCTGGCTGCGCACGGGCAATGGCAGGCGAGCAGCTCAAGGATCAGCGCCGTGGAGCAGTCGGTGGTGGAGCTCTTGGACCCGGAAGGTGCCATCGATCACTATTGGCTTGAGAATGTGCAGGGGTTGTTGGAGGAGCAGACCTGCAAGGTGCACCGCGAGATCGCGGCAATAGAAGGCGAACAGCAGAGCAAGCACGGTTTCATTTGCACCCTACTCAAGGAGACTCTG CGCCTGCTGGAAAACATGCCACGCTTCCATGTGCACAGCCTGTGCTCCGAGGCCCAGGCACAGGGCCAAGGCAAACTTGAGTATGCGAATGTGCAGCTACTATCCGACCATCTGCGCGAATGCCAGGGCCTGATGCAGTCCTTCTACATGCGGCTGCAGGAGCTGGGAAAGGATATTTGCTCCGAGCGTCGCGTTCTGCAGCCTTCAATGCTGCAAAGCTGGCGTCAGCAGTTGAAGGTGATCTTGGCGTTAGCCAACCAGGAGGTAAACGAGTTCTTCAAGAGCATGGACGACTTCATGCAGCACGCAGGCGAAACGGACTCGTACGAAATCTTCACGCATGTCAAAG GTTCTAACAATGTGCATGAGCAGAAGCGAAATGCGTACGGCGTGTCTGTGTGGAAGAAGATTAGGATGAAGCTGGAGGGCCGAGATCCAGATAGCAACCTGCGCAGCACCGTCGCCGAGCAGGTTGACTATGCCATTCGCGAGGCCTCCAATCCGCACAACCTCGCCGTGCTCTACGAGGGCTGGACGCCGTGGGTATAA